A window of Acidobacteriota bacterium genomic DNA:
AATTCGTAGATTTACCACCTCGATGGTGTTGGCATCCCTGCCGGTAATGAATAGACGCTGACCATCTAAATCGACCGTAGAGTGATCGAATCTTCCAATGACTCCGGGTAGCACGATTGTGCCGACGAGACGAAGCGCTTCATTTTGCTGCGCTCGAATGCCGGCAGTGCATAACAGCGCCATTACACTAAGTGCGATCTTTGTTCTCATGTTGTTTGTCTCCGGTGAAGACCCATTCGATTCCGGCTATTTTCCTATCACCAGCATGCGAAATGTTCCGGCTGCGATGCGCTTCACTGGCCGCCCACCAGGCTGAGCAGGCGGCAACCACTTCACGTCTCCAGCCGGCACGAACAGCTTGTGAGTCTTGGGATCTAAAGCCATGGTTTTTGACAGGTCGTGTGTCGGGATCTTTTCTACAAGACTGTAGGTATCCGGAGTGTCTTCGTGCGTCACAGTGACCCAGCCATCCCCAGTCGAACTGAAAATTAACCTCGTCTCTGGATCAAATGAACTGGTGTCAACATTGTCACCAATTGGAGTCTGAGTGATGTAACGCCCAGTATTTAGGTCGAAAACCGCGAGCATGAGATTGCGGCAGCCCACAAAAAGTCGTTGCGAGGCCAGGTCCGCAGCCATGCTCGTAGGACGATCGCATGGCATAGTGGGCCAAGGGCGCTCACTCGTTAGCGTTTGGGAGTTAATCGGAAGGATTGCGTTCTTGTCTACCAAATCTACGTAGACGTGGCCCTTGCCGTCAGCAATCGCAAACTCAGGCTTGCCACCAATGGGCACCGTTCCCGCCACTTTACTGGTAGCCGCTTCGATCGCCGTAGCGTCATTGCCATCTCCGTTGAACGAAAAGACCCGTCCGGATGCAGGGTCATAGATGATGGCGTCGGGATTAGCGCCGACGCTGACTTCCTGGATTTTATGAAGATCCTTGAGGTTGAACACCACGGCGGAGGATCTCTTCCCGACTGAAACAAATCCCTTGCCAACATTCGCAGCGACCGCGATGCCGTGAACGCCAGGGGTGTCCGGAATCGTGCCAACGATTTTGCCGCTGTCTATGTCCAATACGATCACTTCAGAAAAATGAGAGACGTACATGCGCCGAGCATTTTCATCAATCGTTTGAAAGTCCCACGTGTCATCACTCGGTCCCAGAGGGATGCTCTTGAGAACGCGATAACTCGTGCTGGCAAATAGCGCAGTCAACAGGAGCATCGTGCTTGATAGAAGAAGACAACGAAAGACTCTCATCACTGTTCTCTCCCTAAAACTAGGATTGCGAAAGTCTTCTCGGCCACTTTCTTTCGCACCTTGCCACCCGGAGTCGCTGGCGGCAGTTTTGCGACCTCCCCGGAAGGAACGAATAGTCGATGTGTCTTCAGGTCAAGCGCCATTGTCTTTGAGCCATTCTGGGTCTTGATCGTGTCTACAGCACGGAAAGAGTCCGGGCCGTCTTCATGCATCACCGTAATGATTCCGTCCTCAGTAGAACTGAAGATAAGACCGGTTTCGGGATCGAAAGCAGTCGTATCGACGTTGTCTCCGATCGGAAGTGCGGTGAGTTTCTTTCCATCGTTGGAGTTGAGAACTGCCAGGAGAAGGTTTCTGCATCCCACAAATAGTCGGTGATTTTTCCTGTCCATTGCCATGCTGGTTGGTCGGTCACAGCCCTCGAGTGGCCAACGATCAGTGATTTTCAGCTTGTCCGCGTCAATTCGTGCGACGATGGCTTTGTCGACGAGATCTACAAAGACGTGACCAGCGTAGTCACTCACGGCAAATTCAGGCTTGCCATCCAAAGGAATGGTTTCAACAACATTTCCCGTTGAAGCATCAATGACTGTCGAATTTCTACTGACGGTGTTAAATGACAGTACGCGCCGGGTCGCCGGTTCATACACGATGGCATCGGGCAGGTTGCCAGTCGGAATGGTCTTCAACACGCGAAGAGTCTTAAGATCAAATTGCATGACGAATGCGCCGTCACCATTTGTGATGAATCCAGTACCAAGATCTGGAGCGATTGCAATTCCATGTGCGCCCTGCGCGCCCGGTATTTTGCCTACGACAGTCTCTTTGTCCACATCCAGCACGTCTACCTGAGTTTCGTGAGCCACATATAGGCGCCGTGCAGACTCATCGATGCTTGCAAAGTCCCACGTGCCTTCACTATTCACGACCGGAATCTTCTTGAGCAGGTGATATCCGCTCGCATCAGCCAGCAAGAACACTGAGAAACAAATCCCACAGATAAGGACTGCGAACAGCTGCTTTCTTGTTCTAAGCATATTCAGCTCCTGAATTATCTCGTTAGGCTTGAAGCCCACGACTCAAACGTCGGTTTGAGAGCGTCGAATTTCTTCCGAATTGCGGAATAGTTGACGTTCATGTACTTGATGTTTTCAATCCGCTTCACCCGTTCTGGTGTCTCGATACCGGCAAGCAAAGGTGTCTGAGCGCAAGGCGAGTAGGCGAGTTTCCTTTGGACCGCTGGCGTAAGCAAGTAATCTATGAGCTTCTTGCCATTGTCTGGATGATGTCCTCCTCGGATGAGCGTGACCGCATTTGCAACAAAAAATAATCCAATCTGATTTTTCTGCTGGTCTGGGTAGATGATTTGAACGTTATGGCTTTTGGCCTTGGCCGAAAATGCATCATCGATATCCACGAGACTGAAGCTTGCCTTGCCGGCGGCAACTGCATCGGCACTGTCACTGTTGCCGGGAGAGAACTTCACACCGTTATCCCTTATTCTCGTCAGAAATTTCTTAGCTCGTTCGTCACCCCAAAGTTGAAAAAGTGCGGTTAGCGTGAAGCCGGTGGTATTCAATAGTGGGTTGGCCAAAACCGCGCGGTCCTTCCACTGAGCATCTGCATAGGCCTCGAGGGACGTGGGTTGCACCGGGTCCGGATTGTTCACGAGCAGCACCCTAGCCCGCGCCGAAAACGCCGTCCAATATCCCTCAGGATCTTTGAAAATGGCGGGCAGCTTCTGCGCGTTCGTAGACAGGTATGGAGTCGAGATTCCTTTTTCCTTAAGGAGGTCAGGATGAATCGGCTCATTCGCCCAATAAACATCTGCTTGGGGATTATCCTTTTCCGCTAGCAAGCGCTTCATCACCTGCTCAGCCGCCTCTTTGTCGTAAACGGCATTGACGCGAATACCACTATCATGTTCGAAATCGTGCAGGATTGGTTCGGAACAGATTTGGTCTTCGCTCGAGTAGACGACGACGCTGCTGTCGCTCTCCGCGGCCAGGCAGGCAGCCAACACTGCAACTACAAAACCTAAGCCAATGAAAGGCAAAGCGTGCCTAAATATTCGGGACTGTAGCCCCGACTTCCTCTGATGATGTAGCGATGTAGTCATTGGCAAAAGGCAGCTACGACATACTCCAACCGCGAAAAGCTTAGCAATAGGCGGATGCCCAGGGACATAAAACCGACATTAATTTCGTTTTAGTAGGCTCTTTGAGCGAGCGTTACGAATACATTGAAGCAGTTCCACGGCAATGCTTTAATGGCGAGATTGCAAAGAACCACTATTGTCTCTCGCGGTGCTTTCATCGCTTTGCTCGGCTTTACCCTATTGCCGTTCGACCCAGGGTTCGCAATCGAAACCATACAGGCAACATTGTCCTCGGGGCCCATCAAACTCGACGGAAAGTTGGACGAACCCGAGTGGCAACTAGCGATTCCTGTTCAGCTTACCCAGCAGAATCCACGGCCGGGAGCGCCCACTTCTTATAAAACGGAGGTCCGCGTATTACGTCACGGGGACCGACTCTATTTTGGATTTACTTGTCGGGACCCTAAACCGAGCGCGATTCGTACGCATACACTGCAGCGCGATGGTGATGTCACAGGAGATGACACGGTAAGCATAGTCCTGGACCCATATCTCGACAGGAAAACAGGCTATTTCTTTCAGGTGAACGCGGCTGGGGCGCGTATTGATGGTTTGATTTCAAGTGCGACAACCATGTCGCTTGATTGGGATGGTGTGTGGGACGCGCGAACCTCACGAAATGAAAACGGTTGGTCCGCCGAAATTGAGATTCCTGCCCGCACTCTTGCTTTCTCAGAAAGCGACGCTTGGGGAATCAACTTTGAGCGCTTCGTTGCGCGAAACATCATTACTCTGCGCTGGGCGTCTCCTACGCTCGATTCATTTCTTGCCGACTTTAGCCGCGCGGGGTTGTTGAGCGGCGTCAGAGATTTCGAACGGGGAAAGGGCTTGGAGTTCATTCCCTACATAACTGGGAGAATGACTGATGCCTTCCCCGTTCACGATCGAGCCTGGCAAGGCGCGTCAGGATTTGATGTCAATTGGCGCATCGCCCCACACCTCACTAGCTCGATTACAGTAAACACCGATTTCGCTGAGACTGAGGTCGATGCAAGACAGGTAAACCTAACTCGTTTTCCTCTATTCTTTCCTGAAAAGCGAGCGTTCTTTCTTGAGGGCGTCAATCAGTTCGCGTTCGGGCTGGGCCTTACAAGCAACGAGACGGCGCGTTACGGAATTGGGAATTCTTTTATCCCATTTTTTACCAGGCGTGTAGGACTTGATTCGGATGGCCGACCAGTACCCATAAACTTCGGTACGAAATTAAGTGGACGCACCGGCAGATGGAATCTGGCTGTTCTGGACGTCCAAACTCGGGACACATCCACAAGCCCTCGAACCAATTTGTTTGCAGGACGCGTTTCTCGAGATGTCACCGATCAACTGCGCATCGGCGGGATCGTTACCAATGGTGATCCGCAGAACTTTACTTCCAACACGCTCGCAGGTATTGACGCGGTATACCGAACGTCCAAGTTCATGCAGGACAAGAACCTGCTTATTGGCACATGGACTGCCCGCAGTTTTGGACAACTCCCTAGAAGCAACGGCCCTTCGTGGGGAGCGGCAGCACAGTATCCGAATGACACCGTCGATTGCGAAATGAATATTAATCAATTCGGAGCTTCGCTCGTTCCCGCGCTAGGTTTTCTTCCCCGACCCGGTACACGTTGGTATCAAGGCGGCTGTGAATTTCGAAAGAGACCATCGAAAGAGGGCAGGTTCCGGTGGATACGCCAGGAAGCCGTGGAAAATTACTTTTCACGTATTTCCAACCTCAATGGTTTCAATGAAAGTTGGCGATACTTCGTTTCTCCCGTGAGCACAAATTTCGAAAGCGGTGAGCACATTGAGATAAATGTTGCTTTTCAGCACGAGCTACTGGTGCAACCATTCGAAGTCGTTAAAGGTTTGAAGATTGCTCCAGGCTCGTACGATTTTCGGCGTGTGAGATTCATGCTTCAGAGCAGCAAGCATCGTGGCTGGCAACTCGGAACTACTAACTGGCTGGGGACCTTTTATTCGGGTGACCTGCATGAATGGACAGCATATCTAAAGTGGGACTCTCCAGATGCACGGGTACAGACGGCGGTTACGATGCTCGATAATTTCGGTCATTTGCGAGAGGGAAATTTCGTGCAGCGTCTCTGGCAATACCAGTTCACGTTCGCACTCAATCCACAAATTGGCGTGAGCAGCTTCATTCAGTACGACAACCAATCCAGAAACGTCGGAAGCAACACGCGTTTTCGTTGGACGATTCGTCCTGGAGACGATTTCTTTATCATCTGGAACCGGAGCTGGAGCGATATCTTGAGCTCCGACCACTTCTCATTGATACCCAACGATCAACTCCTGGCGGTGAAGTTGCGCTGGACTTTCCGGCGCTGAAACGCTCGATTTGCTGCAGTCACGCGCGCACAGAAGCAGCGCACACAATAAGTACATGCGAACGATTGGCCTGCACTGCTGCATGGCGCTGATGATTTCGCCATTCTGGGCGGGAGAAGCAAATCGTGTGCCGCTGATAGCTGAACAACAGACGACTTTGCACGTTGGTCAGGTGGCCGTGTTGCAGACTCCATGGACGCGATCAAAGTGGCAACGCATTGAGTACCATCAAGCATGCACACGAGAACAGCAGAACGGTACTCTATCGCGCAACTCACACCGGGAATGAAACCCTGATTCTTGCTCCTGCGTGCCTAAGAAGCGGCCAATGTGTCAGTTGTGTCACGCAACACTTCTTCATTACGGTAGTTCCCTAGATAGATAGAATTGGCGACCACCTCTGGTTGTTCCCTAATGATCAACTCTTTAGGCCGTAACGTTGCGCTGGACTTTTCCGCGCTGTAACGCCATCCGGCAGTCCCAGACTGTACACAGGGGTGAACCTAAAAAGAAATTAATCATTAATTCGTGCTTGGCAGATTTATGTTGTCTGGTGACACGATTGACGAGGAGAGCTGATGATGGCAAGCAGAGAGACGACTCGGATTCTAATGCTAGCCCTGTGTGGATTAGTAGCACCGGCGCTTTGGACGGACGACGCTCCTCGTTATGCCGTTCACACAAAGGGAAAGATCGGTTTCATCGATCGTGCTGGGAAAATGGTTATCAAACCTCAGTTTGACGACGCAATTCACTTTCAGGATGGAGTTGCTTCTGTCAAAGCTGGCGGTAAGTGGGGGTATATCGATCCAACCGGAAAATGGGTCATCTCACCTCGTTTCGATGAAGCTCGGACCTTTTATCAAGGGTTGGGAACTGTCAGGCTGGGTACCAAATGGGGATACATAAATCGCGAAGGAAAGTGGGTGATCCCCCTTCGATACGACGTGGCGAAGAGCTTCGTAGATTCTGGAGTTCCCGGTGCTGAGCTCACGTTTGCGAGAGTCAAAAGTCGTAACCAATGGATGTTGATCGACACGAAAGGCAAGCCGGTGTTGAAGCCTCACGTCGATGAACTAGGTCCTCTCGAGGAGGGATTGGCTCCGGTGAGGATCAAGGATAAATGGGGTTACATCGATAAGGATGGGAAAGCAGTAATAGATTCCAAATACGCAAAGGCCTTTGGCTTCGGAGAAGGTCTTGCGCTCGTGAAACTAGACGAACGCTGGGGCTTTATCGACAAAACGGGACAGACA
This region includes:
- a CDS encoding YVTN family beta-propeller domain-containing protein; the encoded protein is MLLLTALFASTSYRVLKSIPLGPSDDTWDFQTIDENARRMYVSHFSEVIVLDIDSGKIVGTIPDTPGVHGIAVAANVGKGFVSVGKRSSAVVFNLKDLHKIQEVSVGANPDAIIYDPASGRVFSFNGDGNDATAIEAATSKVAGTVPIGGKPEFAIADGKGHVYVDLVDKNAILPINSQTLTSERPWPTMPCDRPTSMAADLASQRLFVGCRNLMLAVFDLNTGRYITQTPIGDNVDTSSFDPETRLIFSSTGDGWVTVTHEDTPDTYSLVEKIPTHDLSKTMALDPKTHKLFVPAGDVKWLPPAQPGGRPVKRIAAGTFRMLVIGK
- a CDS encoding YVTN family beta-propeller domain-containing protein, translated to MLRTRKQLFAVLICGICFSVFLLADASGYHLLKKIPVVNSEGTWDFASIDESARRLYVAHETQVDVLDVDKETVVGKIPGAQGAHGIAIAPDLGTGFITNGDGAFVMQFDLKTLRVLKTIPTGNLPDAIVYEPATRRVLSFNTVSRNSTVIDASTGNVVETIPLDGKPEFAVSDYAGHVFVDLVDKAIVARIDADKLKITDRWPLEGCDRPTSMAMDRKNHRLFVGCRNLLLAVLNSNDGKKLTALPIGDNVDTTAFDPETGLIFSSTEDGIITVMHEDGPDSFRAVDTIKTQNGSKTMALDLKTHRLFVPSGEVAKLPPATPGGKVRKKVAEKTFAILVLGREQ
- a CDS encoding iron ABC transporter substrate-binding protein; the protein is MTTSLHHQRKSGLQSRIFRHALPFIGLGFVVAVLAACLAAESDSSVVVYSSEDQICSEPILHDFEHDSGIRVNAVYDKEAAEQVMKRLLAEKDNPQADVYWANEPIHPDLLKEKGISTPYLSTNAQKLPAIFKDPEGYWTAFSARARVLLVNNPDPVQPTSLEAYADAQWKDRAVLANPLLNTTGFTLTALFQLWGDERAKKFLTRIRDNGVKFSPGNSDSADAVAAGKASFSLVDIDDAFSAKAKSHNVQIIYPDQQKNQIGLFFVANAVTLIRGGHHPDNGKKLIDYLLTPAVQRKLAYSPCAQTPLLAGIETPERVKRIENIKYMNVNYSAIRKKFDALKPTFESWASSLTR